Proteins from one Juglans microcarpa x Juglans regia isolate MS1-56 chromosome 6S, Jm3101_v1.0, whole genome shotgun sequence genomic window:
- the LOC121237768 gene encoding mitochondrial import inner membrane translocase subunit TIM50-like translates to MSFPILRSRLASLLTKHHRRPLSSDVQPFASSPASAAAVAPPPPNTTTDTPLGPFDASVSSSNKGWRFLKYGLIVALTGATATAGYASYAYTLDDIDVKTRALRSSVNFNATDDASAVEKFKGLLNSAAMTVPAKAIELYLEMGRLIEEQVQSFAEPYAEKLLPDLHPAEQHVFTLVLDLQETLIHYDWTREKGWQTLKRPGVDAFLEHLAQFYEIVIYSDEQSMFVDPVVERLDPKHCIRYRLSKGATKYQNGNHYRDLSKLNRNPGKILYLSGHALEGCLQPENCVPVKPWKQHETDDTALLDFIPFLEFVARTSPPDIRPVLASYQGCEIPTEFIRRSKDYQRRMEEQKQHGRLWKR, encoded by the exons ATGTCCTTCCCCATACTCCGATCCCGCCTCGCCTCCTTGCTCACGAAGCACCACCGACGCCCATTAAGCTCCGACGTCCAGCCATTTGCCTCGTCGCCTGCATCTGCCGCTGCTgttgctcctcctcctcctaatACTACTACAGATACTCCTCTGGGTCCTTTCGATGCGAGCGTTTCAAGCAGCAACAAAGGTTGGAGGTTTCTCAAGTACGGTCTCATCGTTGCCCTCACCGGAGCCACCGCCACTGCAGGCTACGCCTCATATG CGTACACTTTGGATGATATCGACGTGAAGACGAGGGCATTACGATCATCAGTTAATTTCAATGCGACGGACGATGCCTCGGCTGTTGAA AAATTTAAAGGTTTGCTTAACTCTGCTGCAATGACAG TGCCTGCTAAAGCAATTGAGCTTTACTTGGAAATGGGGAGGCTAATCGAAGAGCAAGTTCAG AGTTTTGCTGAACCATACGCAGAGAAGCTTCTTCCGGATTTGCATCCTGCAGAGCAACATGTTTTTACACTTGTTCTTGATCTGCAAGAGACCCTAATTCACTATGATTGGACG CGAGAGAAAGGCTGGCAAACTCTCAAAAGACCTGGAGTTGATGCTTTCTTGGAACATCTGGCTCAGTTCTATGAAATTGTCATATATTCTGACGAGCAGAGTATG TTTGTAGATCCTGTTGTAGAAAGGCTGGATCCTAAGCATTGCATACGATATAGGCTATCTAAGGGCGCTACCAAGTACCAGAATGGGAACCATTACAGA GATCTTTCAAAGCTTAACAGAAATCCTGGAAAGATTCTTTATTTGAGTGGCCATGCGCTGGAAGGTTGCCTTCAACCAGAGAATTGTGTTCCTGTCAAGCCATGGAAGCAGCATGAGACAGATGATACAGCTCTTTTGGATTTTATACCATTTCTTGAAT TTGTTGCCCGTACCAGTCCACCTGATATCAGACCAGTACTGGCATCATACCAAGGGTGTGAGATCCCAACAGAGTTCATTAGGCGTTCTAAAGACTATCAgag
- the LOC121236712 gene encoding uncharacterized protein LOC121236712 has protein sequence MDLTEYYKLQTLTQFISMQFLKKVTQLVLSVSVFSFFFSHSSSLSFPQSFDFLSAFPFQLFGHTVDKNCIFLLFNGLLVLLAKYSGLIRSLSGSSHEVESITCVDHGLQPESSTLETTEAVLENKVMLETVGSAENVALRQRREIDYLIKDVKKETEKTAVEEGGESRFFISEEEEGEGVVYVSEDEEEPNESATSSFINKEEEEEEEDEGNEKLSTEELNKKFDDFIRRVKEEIRIEAQRQLVMV, from the coding sequence ATGGATCTAACTGAGTACTACAAACTACAAACCCTGACTCAGTTTATAAGCATGCAGTTTCTAAAGAAGGTGACACAGTTGGTACTCTCAGTTtctgtgttttctttcttcttttctcactCATCCTCGCTTTCTTTCCCACAGTCTTTTGACTTCTTATCCGCATTCCCTTTCCAACTATTTGGCCACACTGTTGATAAAAACTGCATATTCCTCCTTTTCAATGGACTCCTGGTTCTCCTTGCAAAATACTCCGGTCTAATAAGATCTCTGTCAGGGTCTAGTCACGAGGTGGAATCCATCACATGTGTTGATCATGGTTTGCAACCCGAATCGTCAACATTAGAGACCACAGAGGCAGTGTTGGAGAACAAGGTTATGTTAGAAACCGTCGGTTCTGCAGAGAATGTTGCCCTGAGACAAAGGAGAGAAATAGACTATTTGATCAAAGATGtgaaaaaagaaactgaaaagaCAGCTGTGGAGGAAGGAGGAGAAAGCAGGTTTTTtatttcagaagaagaagaaggagaaggtgTGGTATATGTctcagaagatgaagaggaaCCAAACGAGTCAGCAACTAGctcatttatcaataaagaagaagaagaagaagaagaagatgaaggaaatGAGAAGTTGAGTACAGAAGAACTAAACAAGAAGTTTGATGATTTTATTAGAAGGGTGAAGGAAGAAATAAGAATTGAAGCTCAACGACAGCTAGTTATGGTCTAG
- the LOC121237684 gene encoding heavy metal-associated isoprenylated plant protein 32 codes for MLSLQTCVLKVNSQCETCKRKVMEVLQSLRGAYNITIDADQGTVKVTGRVNPNVLLRVLERYGKHAEVKWIRFEGEVRERGYNYYGENGFVPSPYHGMPCNYPVLGGGYDYPPYGGGLDHYPLYDTCSHIPPPPLPMYRPPTLYHPVAPPFFPVPLGPQPMPRVDSNYESCMQM; via the exons ATGTTGTCTTTGCAGACGTGTGTTCTTAAAGTGAATTCACAGTGTGAGACGTGTAAGAGGAAGGTGATGGAAGTCTTGCAGAGTCTGCGTG GAGCTTACAACATAACGATAGATGCTGATCAAGGGACAGTGAAAGTTACTGGGAGAGTAAATCCAAATGTACTTCTGAGGGTGTTGGAAAGATATGGTAAACATGCAGAGGTAAAATGGATTAGATTTGAAGGTGAGGTCAGGGAAAGAGGTTATAATTATTATGGAGAAAATGGATTTGTTCCCTCTCCATATCATGGGATGCCATGCAATTATCCAGTGTTGGGAGGTGGGTATGATTACCCACCATATGGAGGAGGGCTTGATCACTATCCATTGTATGACACCTGCAGCCACATCCCTCCACCACCGCTGCCAATGTATCGGCCACCGACACTTTATCACCCAGTAGCGCCGCCCTTTTTTCCTGTTCCATTAGGACCCCAACCAATGCCCAGAGTGGATAGCAATTATGAAAGTTGCATGCAGATGTGA
- the LOC121236416 gene encoding two-pore potassium channel 1-like encodes MAGNDAKVKGFMLSGLVIPTSQTNMTDARKRSRRLYQCSKSAKTGRGAPNTASSSKSPILEKLDPTLMQIAIFSIVSLIEGTLCFYNLRPHMKGKKTNALIDTVYFCIVTMATVGYGDLVPDSIFTKLLACALSFTGVAMVGLLLSNAADTLVKKHEDLLVKALDIYQNGGPTESTKDEVETINIGGRYKCLLVFMLLLVLIITGTTFLATVEKLDLIDAFYCVSITITTLGYGDESFKTKGGRVFAVFWILASTITLAQFFACIADLNTGSRHGELVKRVLSNWKTIDDELEAVPDESDDLDHDDSCVRAAEIILYKLQEMGKITEDDISLVRTVREEFEHLDIDC; translated from the exons ATGGCTGGCAATGATGCAAAAGTGAAAGGGTTCATGCTATCAGGATTAGTAATTCCTACGTCTCAAACAAACATGACAGATGCTCGCAAGAGATCAAGACGATTATATCAGTGTAGTAAAAGTGCCAAAACTGGACGTGGTGCTCCAAATACTGCTAGTTCTTCTAAATCACCCATTTTAGAGAAACTAGACCCTACTCTAATGCAAATAGCCATATTCTCTATTGTCTCTTTAATAGAAGGAACTTTGTGTTTCTACAACCTGAGGCCCCatatgaagggaaagaaaaccAATGCACTTATTGACACTGTCTACTTCTGCATTGTAACAATGGCCACAGTTGGATATGGAGACCTTGTCCCTGATAGTATCTTCACAAAGCTACTGGCCTGTGCTCTTTCTTTCACAGGAGTGGCAATGGTTGGATTACTCTTGAGCAATGCAGCAGACACTTTGGTTAAAAAGCATGAAGATTTGCTAGTAAAAGCTTTGGATATATACCAAAATGGTGGTCCAACTGAAAGTACCAAAGATGAAGTTGAGACCATTAATATTGGAGGAAGATACAAGTGTTTATTGGTATTTATGCTTCTTTTGGTGCTCATAATCACAGGGACAACCTTCCTAGCTACTGTTGAGAAGTTGGACCTAATTGATGCATTTtactgtgttagcattaccatCACAACTCTGGGATACGGAGATGAGAGCTTCAAAACCAAAGGAGGGCGTGTTTTTGCAGTGTTTTGGATACTAGCAAGTACTATTACTTTGGCTCAGTTTTTCGCCTGCATTGCTGACCTAAACACAGGGAGCAGACATGGGGAATTGGTCAAGCGGGTTCTTAGTAATTGGAAGACGATAGATGATGAACTGGAGGCAGTACCAGATGAATCAGATGATCTTGATCATGATGATAGTTGTGTAAG GGCTGCTGAGATCATCCTATATAAACTTCAAGAAATGGGCAAGATAACCGAAGATGATATTTCTCTTGTAAGAACTGTAAGGGAGGAATTCGAACACCTTGACATTGATTGTTAA